In a single window of the Equus quagga isolate Etosha38 chromosome 7, UCLA_HA_Equagga_1.0, whole genome shotgun sequence genome:
- the ELOB gene encoding elongin-B — protein MDVFLMIRRHKTTIFTDAKESSTVFELKRIVEGILKRPPDEQRLYKDDQLLDDGKTLGECGFTSQTARPQAPATVGLAFRADEAFEALRIEPFSSPPELPDVMKPQDSGSSANEQAVQ, from the exons ATG GACGTGTTCCTCATGATCCGGCGCCACAAGACCACCATCTTCACGGACGCCAAGGAGTCGAGCACCGTGTTCGAGCTGAAGCGCATCGTCGAGGGCATCCTCAAGCGGCCGCCCGACGAGCAGCGGCTGTACAAG GACGACCAGCTCCTGGACGACGGCAAGACACTGGGCGAGTGTGGCTTCACTAGTCAAACAGCACGGCCGCAGGCCCCAGCCACTGTGGGGCTGGCCTTCCGAGCAG ATGAAGCGTTCGAAGCCCTGCGCATCGAGCCCTTCTCCAGCCCACCCGAGCTGCCCGACGTGATGAAGCCGCAAGACTCAGGAAGCAGCGCCAATGAACAAGCCGTGCAGTGA
- the LOC124241952 gene encoding serine protease 33: MGIGSDRVLALGTAILTQPCPEDRMRGASCLQVLLLMLLGAAGTLQSAACGQPRVSSRIVGGQDARDGEWPWQASIQHRGAHVCGGSLIAPQWVLTAAHCFPRRALPSEYHVRLGALHLGAASPRALSAPVRRVLLPPDYSEDRARGDLALLQLRRPVPLSAQVQPVCLPEPGSRPPPGTPCWVTGWGSLHPGVPLPEWRPLQGVRVPLLDVRACDRLYHLGTNVPRAERIVLPGNLCAGYVEGHKDACQGDSGGPLTCVKSGRWVLVGVVSWGKGCALPNRPGVYTNVATYSPWIQAHLSL; encoded by the exons ATGGGGATAG gcTCCGACAGAGTCCTAGCCCTGGGCACTGCCATCctgacccagccctgccctgaaGACAGAATGAGGGGGGCCTCCTGCCTCCAAGTCCTGCTCCTAATGCTGCTGG GAGCTGCTGGGACACTGCAGTCTGCAG CCTGCGGGCAGCCTCGCGTGTCTAGTCGGATCGTGGGGGGCCAGGACGCCCGTGACGGAGAGTGGCCGTGGCAGGCGAGCATCCAGCACCGCGGGGCGCACGTGTGCGGGGGCTCGCTCATCGCCCCGCAGTGGGTGCTGACGGCGGCGCACTGCTTCCCGAG GCGGGCGCTGCCGTCCGAGTACCACGTGCGCCTCGGGGCGCTGCACCTGGGTGCCGCCTCGCCCCGCGCCCTCTCGGCGCCCGTGCGGAGGGTGCTGCTACCCCCCGACTACTCCGAGGACAGGGCCCGCGGCGACCTGGCGCTGCTGCAGCTGCGCCGCCCGGTGCCCCTGAGCGCCCAAGTCCAACCTGTCTGCCTGCCGGAGCCCGGGTCCCGCCCGCCCCCCGGCACACCCTGCTGGGTCACTGGCTGGGGCAGCCTCCACCCGGGAG TGCCACTCCCAGAGTGGCGACCTCTGCAGGGAGTCAGGGTGCCACTGCTGGATGTGCGTGCCTGCGACCGCCTCTACCACCTGGGCACCAACGTGCCCCGTGCTGAGCGCATAGTGCTGCCTGGGAACCTGTGCGCCGGCTACGTCGAGGGCCACAAGGATGCCTGCCAG GGTGACTCTGGGGGACCCCTGACCTGTGTGAAGTCTGGGCGCTGGGTCCTGGTGGGCGTGGTGAGCTGGGGCAAGGGCTGTGCCCTGCCCAACCGTCCTGGTGTCTATACCAATGTGGCCACTTACAGCCCCTGGATACAGGCTCACCTCAGCCTCTGA